One window of uncultured Trichococcus sp. genomic DNA carries:
- a CDS encoding IS1380 family transposase, whose translation MATLHEKKVKFNSKLTVSNTGGNLSTDSGLILVKEFMDSLNFSDLSKQHLEIEDKRLYHTHDNFSLMEQLIYQNIAGYSTDSSANILKQDPIFKVVLDKSNLASQASLSRFWDRISEENISQLQELNQAMIDKVRLARNTTEMIFDLDSTHSDTYGNQEKTDYNAHYQTNGYHPLVAFDGLTGDFLKAELRSGNVYTSTGIGAFVEPLFEHYNQVVPVSNILVRGDSGFATPELYDLCEVYGSFFVIRLKANRNLSKLAESFIQIDDNHPWDKKEIVYSSTSYQAKSWSKERRVCIKSTREADELLFRHEYIITNYSNNVSAETVFRTYSKRGTMENFIKEAKNGFYFDKTDSPSFLENHARMMVSLLAYNIVNFMRTLCFTSGAASMQVDTIRLRLFKVAGKLIRTGRRLLLKLSSHHVHQELFYQVLGNIQQLCW comes from the coding sequence ATGGCTACATTACATGAAAAAAAGGTGAAATTCAACTCTAAATTGACGGTTTCAAATACGGGTGGAAATCTATCCACCGACTCTGGGCTGATTCTCGTCAAAGAATTTATGGATTCCCTTAATTTTTCCGACCTATCAAAACAGCACCTGGAAATAGAGGACAAACGACTCTATCATACCCATGATAATTTTTCTTTGATGGAACAGTTGATTTATCAAAACATCGCCGGCTATTCGACTGATTCCTCCGCAAACATATTGAAGCAAGACCCTATTTTTAAGGTGGTTTTGGATAAATCCAATCTTGCCTCGCAGGCTTCACTTTCCCGATTCTGGGATCGCATAAGCGAAGAAAATATTTCTCAGCTGCAAGAGCTTAATCAAGCCATGATCGACAAGGTACGGTTGGCAAGAAATACGACGGAAATGATTTTCGACTTGGATTCGACCCATTCAGATACGTATGGAAACCAAGAGAAAACTGATTACAATGCGCATTATCAAACCAATGGCTACCATCCGTTAGTCGCTTTTGATGGATTGACGGGAGATTTCTTAAAAGCAGAACTTCGTTCTGGCAATGTCTACACATCTACTGGCATTGGCGCTTTTGTGGAGCCGCTTTTTGAACATTATAACCAAGTGGTTCCTGTCAGCAATATTCTCGTCCGTGGAGATAGCGGGTTCGCTACTCCGGAACTTTACGATCTCTGCGAAGTTTATGGCAGCTTCTTTGTGATTCGCTTAAAAGCAAATCGAAACCTTTCGAAACTGGCGGAGAGCTTTATTCAGATTGATGACAATCATCCTTGGGACAAAAAAGAAATCGTTTATTCTTCAACATCCTACCAAGCAAAAAGCTGGTCCAAAGAACGCCGCGTTTGTATCAAATCGACACGCGAAGCAGACGAGCTCCTATTCCGACATGAATACATCATCACCAACTACTCAAATAACGTCTCTGCGGAAACAGTCTTTCGGACGTACAGCAAACGCGGCACAATGGAAAACTTCATCAAAGAGGCGAAGAATGGCTTCTATTTTGATAAGACCGATAGCCCTTCATTTTTAGAGAATCACGCACGCATGATGGTAAGCCTGTTGGCTTACAACATCGTTAACTTTATGCGTACACTTTGTTTTACAAGCGGAGCGGCCAGCATGCAGGTGGACACAATCCGATTACGCCTCTTTAAGGTCGCAGGCAAACTAATTCGAACAGGACGTAGACTACTGCTGAAACTCAGTTCTCATCATGTCCATCAGGAACTGTTCTATCAAGTCCTCGGAAATATCCAGCAACTCTGTTGGTAA
- the panD gene encoding aspartate 1-decarboxylase has translation MQLNMLKSKIHRAVVVQAELSYVGSITVDKDLLDAAGLIEYEKVQIVDIDNGARFETYIIAGERGSGMICLNGAAARCVQVSDKIIIMAYCLMDEQEAKEHKPLVVFVDEQNAITTVTRYEEHGRLSM, from the coding sequence ATGCAACTCAATATGCTTAAAAGTAAAATACACCGCGCCGTCGTTGTCCAGGCGGAGCTTTCCTATGTGGGCAGCATCACTGTCGACAAGGATCTGCTGGACGCCGCGGGACTGATCGAATACGAAAAGGTGCAGATTGTCGACATCGATAATGGTGCCAGGTTCGAAACTTACATCATTGCAGGCGAACGCGGATCGGGCATGATCTGCCTGAACGGTGCCGCTGCCCGTTGCGTCCAAGTGTCGGACAAAATCATCATCATGGCTTACTGCCTGATGGATGAACAGGAAGCGAAGGAACACAAACCGCTTGTGGTGTTTGTGGATGAGCAGAATGCCATCACAACAGTCACACGCTACGAAGAACACGGAAGGCTCAGTATGTAG
- the panC gene encoding pantoate--beta-alanine ligase has translation MKIAATVEEIRSVVKAWKKEGLSVGFVPTMGYLHEGHQSLMQKAVSENDRVVVSIFVNPMQFGPSEDLESYPRDLEKDATLCEASGVDLIFHPDPKEMYHPDFSSFVDMHGLTESLCGKSRPAHFRGVCTVVTKLFNIVQPDRAYFGQKDAQQLAVIQQMVRDLNMDVTVIGCPIIREADGLAKSSRNSYLSADERKAALVLIRALEVAKQMLADGERDVAKILKAISETIQSEPMAKIDYVELVDARTLQQVDSIERPVLVALAVYIGKTRLIDNFITE, from the coding sequence ATGAAGATTGCAGCAACAGTTGAAGAAATCCGCAGTGTCGTGAAGGCTTGGAAAAAGGAAGGTTTGTCGGTCGGCTTTGTTCCAACGATGGGCTATCTCCATGAAGGCCATCAAAGTTTGATGCAGAAAGCCGTCAGCGAAAACGATCGGGTGGTCGTCAGCATTTTTGTGAATCCGATGCAGTTCGGCCCATCCGAAGATTTGGAAAGCTATCCACGGGATCTGGAAAAGGATGCTACTTTGTGCGAAGCCAGCGGAGTGGATCTGATTTTCCATCCCGATCCGAAGGAGATGTACCATCCCGATTTCAGCAGCTTTGTGGACATGCATGGTCTGACGGAGAGTTTATGCGGGAAAAGCAGGCCGGCCCATTTCCGGGGCGTCTGCACAGTCGTGACAAAGCTGTTCAACATCGTGCAGCCGGACCGTGCCTATTTCGGGCAGAAGGACGCCCAACAATTGGCGGTCATCCAACAGATGGTCCGCGACCTGAATATGGACGTCACCGTCATCGGCTGCCCGATCATCCGGGAAGCGGACGGATTGGCCAAAAGTTCGCGCAACAGTTACCTGTCAGCGGATGAGCGCAAGGCAGCGTTGGTGCTGATCCGAGCACTAGAAGTTGCGAAGCAAATGCTTGCGGATGGCGAGCGGGATGTTGCCAAAATCCTGAAAGCCATTTCGGAAACTATCCAATCCGAACCGATGGCGAAGATCGATTATGTGGAGTTGGTGGATGCGCGTACGCTGCAGCAAGTGGACAGCATCGAGCGTCCTGTATTGGTAGCTTTGGCGGTCTATATCGGTAAAACGCGTCTGATCGATAATTTTATCACGGAATAA
- a CDS encoding Cof-type HAD-IIB family hydrolase: protein MNNKKFIFFDIDGTLLNDEKMPLESTVQALRQLQKNGHEIAIATGRNLFLAQEVIDTFQLDNYIVCNGAAGYFKHELKYENKLDLNAFEKLLQISDDSGHQVVYESAHALARRHESIENNASEAMRSIEFEVPDHDESFYMNNPLYQALLFYREEEKAIYEAGAFPEFRFVRWHDAGVDVLPNPGSKAQTALWMAKHLGFAHEDTIAFGDGNNDYELISSVGYGVAMGNAVDPVKDVAKFVTKDCNSGGIAYALEKLGLL from the coding sequence TTGAACAACAAAAAATTCATTTTCTTTGATATCGACGGAACATTGCTGAATGATGAAAAGATGCCGCTTGAGAGCACTGTCCAAGCCTTACGCCAACTGCAGAAGAACGGGCACGAAATCGCGATTGCGACAGGGCGGAATCTGTTCCTGGCCCAAGAAGTCATCGATACGTTCCAATTGGACAATTACATCGTTTGCAACGGCGCTGCAGGTTACTTCAAACATGAACTCAAATACGAAAACAAATTGGACCTGAATGCATTCGAAAAATTGCTGCAGATTTCCGATGATAGCGGCCATCAGGTTGTCTACGAATCAGCGCATGCTCTTGCTCGTCGCCATGAATCGATCGAGAACAACGCAAGCGAAGCGATGCGCAGCATCGAATTCGAGGTTCCTGACCATGATGAGTCTTTCTATATGAACAATCCGCTTTATCAAGCACTTTTGTTCTATAGAGAAGAAGAGAAAGCAATCTATGAAGCCGGCGCTTTTCCGGAATTCCGCTTTGTGCGCTGGCATGATGCCGGCGTCGATGTGCTGCCGAATCCTGGGTCAAAAGCACAAACTGCTCTTTGGATGGCGAAGCATCTGGGTTTTGCGCATGAAGATACAATAGCTTTCGGTGACGGAAACAATGATTATGAACTCATTTCCAGTGTCGGCTATGGTGTCGCAATGGGAAATGCGGTCGATCCCGTCAAGGATGTCGCCAAATTTGTCACAAAAGATTGCAATTCGGGCGGAATTGCCTATGCACTTGAAAAATTAGGCTTGTTATAG
- the panB gene encoding 3-methyl-2-oxobutanoate hydroxymethyltransferase produces MKKSVLTFRNAKQKNERLTMLTAYDYSTAKLIDASGIDSVLVGDSLGMVMLGYEDTLSVTMEDMIHHTKAVARGVKDALVVSDLPFMSYQTSVYDAVTNAGRLIKEGRAQAVKLEGGLEVCPQIKAIVEASIPVMAHLGLTPQSVNAFGGFKVQGKDEEAARSLIEQAKAVEAAGAFAVVLECIPAKLAELITKSISIPTIGIGAGNGCDGQVLVYQDMLGLYSDFTPKFVKRYAEIGPQMQTAIEDYITEVKNGAFPAAEHTFALSDAVIEKLY; encoded by the coding sequence GTGAAGAAATCGGTTTTGACTTTCCGCAATGCCAAGCAGAAAAATGAGCGGCTGACGATGCTGACTGCCTATGACTATTCCACCGCCAAGCTGATCGATGCTTCAGGGATCGACTCGGTACTGGTGGGCGATTCGCTGGGGATGGTGATGCTGGGGTATGAAGACACCTTATCGGTAACGATGGAGGACATGATCCACCACACGAAAGCTGTCGCCAGAGGGGTAAAGGATGCGTTGGTCGTAAGCGATTTACCGTTCATGTCCTATCAGACTTCCGTCTATGATGCGGTCACAAATGCAGGCAGGCTGATCAAGGAAGGCCGGGCGCAGGCAGTCAAACTGGAAGGCGGCCTTGAAGTCTGTCCGCAGATCAAGGCAATCGTGGAAGCTTCCATACCGGTTATGGCGCATCTCGGCCTGACGCCCCAATCCGTCAATGCTTTCGGCGGATTCAAGGTCCAAGGGAAAGATGAAGAAGCGGCACGCAGCCTGATTGAGCAGGCGAAAGCGGTGGAAGCGGCAGGAGCTTTTGCGGTGGTGCTGGAATGCATCCCAGCCAAGTTGGCTGAGCTGATCACAAAGAGTATCTCTATTCCGACAATCGGCATCGGCGCCGGGAACGGCTGCGACGGCCAAGTGCTGGTCTACCAGGACATGCTGGGACTCTATTCCGATTTCACGCCGAAATTCGTCAAGCGCTATGCAGAAATAGGACCGCAAATGCAGACAGCCATCGAAGACTACATAACCGAAGTGAAAAACGGCGCGTTTCCGGCAGCGGAGCACACGTTTGCGCTATCCGATGCGGTCATCGAAAAATTATATTAG
- a CDS encoding DNA-directed RNA polymerase subunit epsilon: MIFKVTYQPAKFDAPTRENTESLYVEASDIVIARRLVEQNTPYNIEFIQPLEGNHLEYEQKNPDFKITEFNV, encoded by the coding sequence ATGATATTTAAAGTAACATACCAACCAGCAAAATTTGATGCACCAACGAGAGAGAACACGGAATCTCTTTACGTGGAGGCGTCCGATATCGTAATAGCCAGAAGATTGGTCGAACAAAATACCCCCTACAACATTGAATTTATCCAGCCTTTGGAAGGCAATCATTTAGAATACGAACAAAAAAATCCTGACTTCAAAATCACGGAGTTCAATGTATGA